A genomic window from Micromonospora violae includes:
- a CDS encoding AAA domain-containing protein, with protein MSLGSGVLLLNSRYKLIGSEISKVGDGGLWGALDQEEVSKPLLLKTWPFTEDRPDDVQRALWDAELRTLYRVRSTPGSEESLLQLRDVGIDHDARCFVMAFKTEGLQNLASLLGSQRGHHAWLSGRPEDRVALWQMLERFADGLGLLHDQQVVHRNVVPESVFLEPGDGPESARLGGFEWSIRLGRPAARAARIGWETVPEAFAGRAPFGPDADWFAFGMLAARCMLNIEQFDAPSLAPWDRYRGVLKLLAKPKGKLIALEVDFISRLIAEDPATRLRHQSDISATIREIIGVLQDPEQSEDTSRRHLVIIDPANRRLVTDCLDRGLDELLRLEPGDTFDPKRAEHRGALHTFLYKDFADGATLTPVLNREKYVLSGRRMHLIIGPSVSDVDGRPTWQNAFCTGTSDYLSTAAANQVSIPPGQLEFFSTRDRRSLGSRLAASARWEALLPRVDKARERREEQARFSDFLRITNQVDILVRDAELFRCEVVEVEEEDGSCTQVEVREIPREHPPSGMFAIDGGMAEFLFREKHSGKPGSNLIQLCSPNSESIEDRPVDPEWVVRSVDIPGRTAKLTPNQDLPRMPEVGDVHVLRTNGLGGQVLQIKRRKEAIAKLAKHTYLLESLTTPGQVLMDSGPVRLPVPLGSKTVDSSKLTQIETILGVRPIYTVQGPPGTGKTHMVAWLLREILEEDPVAQVLITAQAHHAVDVLRAKVEQDAFADVPEERRPLTIRLRRAKPDQSGGLGAEEQGSEQQVTRELLEQTINRIEADQPAGAASPVQAEWLAICKRMVAELNIRDASTPKEFRELVKRSASITYSTTGDGDLAALAGEVSYDWAIVEEAGKVHGFELALPLFLGHRWLLIGDPKQLSPYRIEDYEKAVAELSSTVFALEALPAPNKNVDREVLLGWRDRTPEQRGEFQQYCKRWLRLFAQLHRLCAYHEPQEGLLTGQHRMHPDIGELVSEVYYKGKLSHYTRDPDTGQPKPGILHHLHAPPEVDGRAIVWLDLPMASANDTRAMEHGTPKYRNPAEAFALDRFLRTLRSDNKPPLDLAILSPYAQQVGYLRQQLDGPEFREMLAEAGLRLAPDPQRSQYDTGTQARDGFFTVDSFQGNQAEVIAISLVRNNTAASGAGLGFLVEPQRMNVLMSRAERLLVLVGSWEFFRSQVHYVSRDPQQLASLQHLALMVDRLEAWFKEGRAVLIPADLAGYEPPATLVRPELPVER; from the coding sequence ATGAGTCTCGGGTCTGGTGTGCTGCTACTCAACAGCCGCTACAAACTCATTGGCTCAGAGATCTCCAAGGTCGGCGACGGCGGACTCTGGGGCGCACTCGACCAGGAGGAGGTCTCCAAGCCGCTGCTGCTGAAGACCTGGCCCTTCACCGAGGACCGGCCCGACGACGTCCAACGGGCCTTGTGGGACGCCGAGCTGCGAACGCTTTACAGGGTACGTAGCACGCCGGGCTCCGAGGAGTCGCTGCTGCAGCTGCGCGACGTCGGCATCGATCACGACGCCCGCTGCTTCGTGATGGCGTTCAAGACAGAGGGACTGCAAAACCTGGCCAGCCTCCTTGGTTCGCAGCGTGGCCACCATGCGTGGCTGAGCGGGCGGCCGGAGGACCGGGTCGCGCTGTGGCAGATGCTCGAACGATTTGCCGACGGGCTGGGACTGTTACACGACCAGCAGGTAGTGCACCGCAACGTGGTGCCTGAGTCGGTTTTTCTTGAGCCGGGCGACGGGCCTGAGTCGGCCCGTCTTGGCGGTTTCGAATGGAGCATCAGGCTTGGCAGGCCCGCAGCACGGGCGGCGCGAATCGGCTGGGAGACCGTTCCGGAGGCGTTCGCTGGGCGCGCTCCGTTCGGGCCGGACGCCGATTGGTTCGCATTCGGGATGCTCGCGGCCCGGTGCATGCTCAACATCGAGCAGTTTGACGCGCCCTCCCTCGCGCCGTGGGACCGGTACCGCGGCGTCCTGAAGCTGCTGGCCAAGCCCAAGGGCAAGCTTATCGCGCTGGAGGTCGACTTTATTAGTCGGCTGATCGCCGAGGATCCGGCGACGCGGCTGCGGCATCAGTCGGACATCTCGGCGACCATCAGGGAGATTATCGGTGTCCTACAGGATCCGGAGCAGAGCGAGGACACCTCCCGTCGGCACCTTGTTATCATCGATCCGGCCAACCGCCGGCTGGTGACCGACTGCCTCGACCGCGGCCTCGACGAGTTGCTACGGCTAGAGCCGGGCGACACGTTCGACCCGAAGCGGGCGGAGCATCGCGGTGCCCTGCACACCTTCCTGTACAAGGATTTCGCCGACGGTGCCACCCTGACTCCCGTTCTCAATCGCGAGAAGTACGTGCTCTCTGGCCGGCGGATGCATTTGATCATCGGCCCCTCAGTCAGCGACGTCGACGGCAGGCCGACGTGGCAGAACGCGTTTTGCACCGGCACCTCCGACTACCTATCGACGGCGGCGGCGAACCAGGTGAGCATCCCGCCGGGACAGCTGGAGTTCTTCAGCACCCGTGACCGGCGATCCCTTGGCTCGCGCCTCGCCGCTTCGGCCCGGTGGGAGGCCCTGCTGCCGCGCGTCGACAAGGCCCGTGAGCGGCGCGAGGAGCAGGCGCGCTTCAGCGATTTCCTGCGCATCACCAATCAGGTCGACATCCTCGTTAGGGACGCCGAGCTGTTCCGCTGCGAGGTTGTCGAGGTCGAGGAGGAGGACGGCAGCTGCACCCAGGTCGAGGTGCGCGAGATCCCTCGAGAGCACCCACCGTCGGGGATGTTTGCCATCGACGGCGGTATGGCGGAGTTCCTATTCCGTGAGAAGCACAGCGGCAAGCCAGGCAGCAACCTGATCCAGCTCTGCTCGCCAAACTCAGAGAGCATTGAGGATCGGCCGGTGGATCCCGAGTGGGTGGTGCGCAGCGTCGACATACCCGGACGTACCGCGAAGCTAACGCCGAACCAAGACCTGCCGAGAATGCCAGAGGTCGGCGATGTGCACGTGCTGCGGACCAACGGGCTCGGCGGGCAGGTGCTGCAGATCAAGCGACGCAAGGAAGCGATCGCCAAGCTCGCCAAGCACACGTACCTGCTGGAAAGCTTGACCACGCCGGGACAGGTGCTCATGGACAGCGGTCCGGTTCGGTTGCCGGTTCCGCTGGGATCCAAGACCGTCGACTCGAGCAAGCTCACGCAGATCGAGACGATACTCGGCGTTCGGCCCATCTACACGGTCCAGGGACCTCCGGGCACCGGCAAGACGCACATGGTCGCTTGGCTTCTGCGGGAGATTCTGGAGGAGGATCCCGTCGCCCAGGTGCTCATCACGGCCCAAGCGCACCACGCGGTCGACGTGTTACGGGCCAAGGTCGAGCAGGATGCCTTCGCCGACGTTCCTGAGGAGCGCCGGCCGCTGACGATCCGGCTGCGTCGCGCCAAGCCGGACCAGTCCGGCGGCCTCGGCGCTGAGGAGCAGGGTTCGGAACAGCAAGTGACCCGGGAGCTGCTGGAACAGACGATCAACCGGATTGAGGCCGATCAGCCCGCCGGTGCCGCCTCGCCCGTGCAGGCGGAATGGCTGGCCATCTGCAAGCGGATGGTGGCGGAACTAAACATCCGTGATGCCTCGACTCCTAAGGAGTTCCGCGAGCTGGTCAAGCGCAGCGCCAGCATCACCTACAGCACGACGGGGGATGGCGACCTGGCGGCATTGGCTGGGGAGGTGTCCTACGACTGGGCGATCGTGGAGGAGGCGGGGAAGGTCCACGGGTTCGAGCTTGCCCTGCCGCTCTTCCTCGGGCATCGCTGGCTCCTCATTGGTGACCCAAAGCAGTTGTCGCCGTACCGGATCGAGGACTACGAAAAGGCGGTGGCCGAGCTTAGCTCGACGGTTTTCGCCCTCGAGGCGTTGCCGGCGCCAAACAAGAACGTCGACCGGGAGGTACTGCTCGGCTGGCGTGACCGAACCCCGGAGCAGCGTGGGGAATTCCAGCAGTACTGCAAGCGCTGGCTGCGGCTGTTCGCTCAGCTACACAGGCTGTGTGCCTATCACGAACCGCAGGAGGGGCTACTCACCGGACAGCACCGGATGCACCCAGACATCGGCGAGCTGGTGTCCGAGGTCTACTACAAGGGGAAGCTCTCGCACTACACCCGTGATCCCGACACGGGCCAACCCAAGCCTGGCATCCTGCACCACCTGCACGCTCCACCAGAGGTAGACGGCCGGGCCATAGTTTGGCTGGACCTGCCGATGGCGTCTGCGAACGACACCCGGGCCATGGAACATGGCACTCCGAAGTACCGCAACCCCGCAGAGGCTTTCGCGCTTGACCGGTTCCTACGCACCCTGCGCTCTGACAACAAGCCGCCGTTGGACCTCGCAATCCTCTCGCCGTACGCGCAGCAGGTCGGCTATCTGCGCCAACAGCTCGACGGGCCGGAGTTCCGTGAGATGCTCGCCGAAGCGGGTCTGCGCCTGGCACCGGATCCGCAGCGGTCGCAGTACGACACCGGCACGCAGGCCAGGGACGGCTTCTTCACCGTCGACTCCTTCCAAGGCAACCAGGCCGAAGTGATTGCGATCAGCCTGGTCCGCAACAACACCGCCGCCAGCGGGGCAGGACTGGGATTCCTCGTTGAGCCGCAGCGCATGAACGTGCTCATGTCCCGTGCCGAGCGGCTGCTGGTGCTTGTCGGATCGTGGGAGTTCTTCCGCTCGCAGGTCCACTACGTCTCGCGAGACCCGCAGCAGTTGGCGTCGCTGCAGCACCTTGCACTGATGGTCGATCGGCTGGAAGCGTGGTTCAAGGAGGGACGGGCCGTGCTGATACCGGCCGACCTGGCCGGATATGAACCCCCGGCCACCCTTGTTCGCCCTGAGCTTCCTGTTGAGAGGTGA
- a CDS encoding GOLPH3/VPS74 family protein: protein MTALTPPLPLRDEVFLLGHDEDTGQPHVHRQALALGMAGAVLIDLFLAGRVVLNPNATTRPGGDLTLDLHQDRPVGDLIADTAIASIRHATTPPPLQGWLRAFSDDLYDRTRAGLLAAGILRHQQRRRLAGLVRADTYLPSHTRWQVVPRARLCALARGREQPDNHTAALAGLVAVLGLSPYLYLDDDTATLPARLRTVADQHYKPVRAVTAAVDATVGDLATATYR from the coding sequence ATGACCGCGCTGACTCCCCCGCTGCCACTGCGGGACGAGGTGTTCCTGCTCGGGCACGACGAGGACACCGGACAACCCCACGTGCACCGCCAAGCCCTCGCCCTAGGCATGGCCGGCGCGGTCCTGATCGACCTGTTCCTCGCCGGGCGGGTGGTGTTGAACCCGAACGCCACCACCCGCCCCGGCGGCGACCTCACCCTGGACCTTCACCAGGACCGGCCGGTCGGCGACCTGATCGCCGACACCGCCATCGCCTCCATCCGGCACGCCACCACGCCACCGCCGCTGCAGGGCTGGCTGAGGGCGTTCAGCGACGACCTGTACGACCGCACCCGCGCCGGCCTACTCGCCGCCGGGATCCTTCGCCACCAGCAGCGGCGCCGCCTGGCCGGACTGGTGCGGGCCGACACCTACCTGCCCAGCCACACCCGCTGGCAAGTCGTCCCCCGCGCCCGGCTGTGTGCCCTGGCCCGGGGCCGGGAGCAGCCGGACAACCACACCGCCGCTCTCGCCGGCCTCGTCGCCGTGCTGGGCCTATCGCCGTACCTGTATCTCGACGACGACACCGCCACCCTGCCCGCCCGGCTGCGCACCGTCGCCGACCAGCACTACAAGCCCGTACGGGCCGTCACCGCCGCCGTGGACGCCACCGTCGGTGACCTCGCCACCGCCACCTACCGATAA
- a CDS encoding acetamidase/formamidase family protein produces the protein MTVVDTIVYRPVRDELAYTFGGRMPVAHLRSGDVLEVFTEDCFGGRVRGPADLPSQVCQMPYLNPVSGPFFVEDAEPGDTLAVHIMSITPGREWGVSSTFPRFGALTSTSHTATLQPPLEERVWVYGIDRAAGTVRFQATGSDHRVDLPLEPMIGTIGVAPGGFEARATIVPDTHGGNLDTPLIRAGATVYLGVNVHGAMLALGDGHARQGEGEACGVGVEIATVTTLAVEVVKKTPTVWPRLETDTAIASIGCARPLEDAYRIAHTDLVGWAADLTGMDTLDAYQLVSQAGRAPIGNVCDPNYTVLAMVDTALLSGGYAAYGGVHARLRRAAEPR, from the coding sequence GTGACCGTCGTGGACACGATTGTCTACCGGCCGGTCCGGGACGAGTTGGCGTACACCTTCGGCGGGCGGATGCCGGTGGCGCACCTACGCTCGGGCGACGTGCTGGAGGTGTTCACCGAGGACTGCTTTGGTGGGCGGGTGCGCGGGCCAGCGGACCTGCCGTCTCAGGTGTGTCAGATGCCGTATCTGAATCCGGTGTCGGGGCCGTTCTTCGTTGAGGACGCCGAGCCCGGCGACACCCTCGCCGTGCACATCATGTCGATCACCCCGGGCCGGGAGTGGGGAGTATCGTCCACGTTCCCGCGCTTCGGGGCGCTGACGTCGACCTCCCACACGGCCACCCTGCAACCGCCGCTAGAGGAGCGGGTGTGGGTGTACGGCATCGACCGGGCCGCGGGCACGGTTCGGTTCCAGGCCACGGGCAGTGACCACCGGGTGGATCTGCCGTTGGAGCCGATGATCGGCACGATCGGTGTGGCCCCGGGCGGGTTCGAGGCCCGGGCGACGATCGTCCCGGACACCCACGGCGGAAACCTCGACACGCCGCTAATCCGGGCCGGCGCCACCGTGTATCTCGGGGTCAACGTGCACGGGGCGATGCTCGCCCTCGGCGACGGGCACGCCCGCCAGGGCGAGGGTGAGGCCTGCGGCGTCGGCGTGGAAATCGCCACCGTCACCACCCTGGCCGTGGAGGTGGTCAAGAAGACGCCGACGGTGTGGCCACGGCTAGAGACCGACACCGCCATCGCCTCCATCGGCTGCGCCCGACCCCTCGAAGACGCCTACCGCATCGCCCACACCGATCTCGTCGGCTGGGCGGCCGACCTGACCGGCATGGACACCCTGGACGCCTATCAACTGGTGTCGCAGGCCGGCCGGGCGCCGATCGGGAACGTGTGCGACCCGAACTACACCGTCCTGGCCATGGTCGACACGGCCCTGCTGTCAGGCGGTTACGCCGCCTACGGTGGAGTGCACGCCCGCCTGCGGCGCGCGGCCGAGCCGCGGTAG
- a CDS encoding IS5 family transposase, which produces MGERAAYPSDLTDEQWAVVGPFLQAWKDRHPSVSGHQGRYELREIVNSIFYQNRTGCQWAYLPHDLPPKSATYYYFARWRDDGTDQVIHDLLRCQAREKAGRREDPTAVVLDTQSIRAANHVPAATTGKDAAKKVPGRKRGLAVDALGLIIAVVVTAASVTDNAIGVRLLDNVVAHTPTVTKAWVDAGFKDDVQIHGAVRGIDVEQVLRSDTTAGFVPLARRWVVEQTNGTLMLHRRLVREYESRPASAVSRTWWASTANLVRRLTGTATTSWRDQR; this is translated from the coding sequence ATGGGTGAGCGTGCGGCGTATCCGAGTGACCTGACCGATGAGCAGTGGGCGGTGGTGGGTCCGTTCCTGCAGGCGTGGAAGGACCGGCATCCGTCGGTGTCGGGGCATCAGGGTCGCTACGAGCTGCGGGAGATCGTGAATTCGATCTTCTATCAGAACCGGACGGGTTGTCAGTGGGCGTACCTGCCGCACGATCTGCCGCCGAAGTCCGCGACGTATTACTACTTCGCCCGGTGGCGTGATGACGGCACTGACCAGGTGATTCATGATCTGCTTCGTTGTCAGGCGCGGGAGAAGGCCGGCCGTCGGGAGGATCCGACCGCGGTGGTGCTGGACACTCAGTCGATTCGGGCGGCCAACCACGTTCCGGCCGCCACGACCGGCAAGGACGCGGCGAAGAAGGTGCCGGGGCGTAAACGGGGCCTCGCGGTCGACGCCCTCGGGTTGATCATCGCGGTGGTGGTCACCGCCGCGTCAGTCACCGACAACGCGATCGGCGTGCGGCTGCTGGACAACGTGGTGGCGCACACGCCGACGGTGACCAAGGCGTGGGTCGATGCCGGGTTCAAAGACGACGTGCAGATCCACGGCGCGGTCCGAGGTATCGATGTCGAGCAGGTCCTTCGGTCCGACACGACGGCCGGGTTCGTGCCGCTGGCACGCCGGTGGGTGGTGGAGCAGACCAACGGCACGTTGATGCTGCATCGCCGTCTGGTCCGCGAGTACGAAAGCCGACCCGCCTCCGCGGTGTCACGCACCTGGTGGGCCTCGACGGCGAACCTCGTCCGCCGGTTGACCGGCACCGCCACCACGTCCTGGCGCGACCAACGGTGA